Within the Dysgonomonadaceae bacterium PH5-43 genome, the region AATTGGGTTAAAGTTGAAGTTGGAAAAGCAATATTAATATTAATAAACAAAATTGGAAAATGTATCAATCCATTTATTCTCATTACAATAAACGAATAGCTGAAGCCAAACACGACTTATCGGCGGTAAAAAAGAAACTTTATTCAATAGGGACTATTCGTTTGATGGTATTTTTGCTTACTATTTTTGCAGCAATTATATTGCGTTCTTATGGCGCATTATTTATTGTTTCTGTTATAGTTGTGGGGTTATTGTTATTTTTGTTTTTGGTGGTTAAATACGATAAGTATTACAGACTTAAAGAATACTTAGAAACCTCTATCTTATGCGACGAGAATGAGCTTAAAGGCTTAGATTATAATTTTTCAGCTTTCGATGGAGCTAAAGAAAAAGTTGATTCTAACCACTTCTTTAGTTTAGATCTTGATATATTTGGCGATAAATCGTCGTTGTTTCAATCCATAAACAGAACTTGCACCAGCTTTGGTAGAAAGCTACTTATTAATTGGTTTGAGTTTCCTCTTTCTAATAAAAAAGAGATAGAGGTTAGGCAAGAAGCGGTAAAAGAACTTGGATCTAAATCCGATTTTGTTCATAACTTTGTAGTTACAGGTTTAACTAATGCAAGTTGCGATTCGGATTATGAAGAGATAGAAAATTTTGTGAAAACTCCCGACTTTATAAAACCTCGTAAACTATGGAAAACACTAAGTTTTGTGGTTCCCTTGTGTTGGGTTGTTTTGATTGCATTAGTTTCGTTGTCGATTATACCCGGTCAGACGTTGGTGTTGGCATATATTCTTTTCTTTTTATTGAGCGAGAGTAGAGCAAAACAAGTAAATGATTTGCAAAAAATGACAGGAAAGAAAGTTGATATACTTCGTTCTTACTCAGCTTTAATACTTAGTGTAGAGAATGAAACATTTACATCTGCCAGATTAAAGTCTCTTCAAACTGTATTTCTTAAAGATAACGAAAAGGCATCTGCTAAGTTTAAAAAGTTTTCGCAGTTAGCAAACGAATTAGAGCAGCGAGCAAATCTCTTGGTTCATATGCTTCTCAATCCTCTTATTCTTTGGGATATTAAAAAAGCAATACAGCTCGAAGAGTGGAAAGGCAAACACGGCGATAATCTTATTGTTTGGATAAAAACGTTGGGCGAGTTTGACGCTTATTGTTCGCTTGGTAATTTTATGTTTAACCACCCCGATTATACTTTCCCTGTTATAAACAAAGAATACTTTGTGATGGAGGGAAAAGAATTGGGTCACCCGTTAATGAATAGAGATAAGTGTGTGAAGAACAACATAGACATAAAGAACGATCCCTTCTTTCTTATAATCACTGGAGCTAATATGGCGGGTAAAAGTACCTATTTAAGAACTATAGGTGTAAATTTTTTACTTTCTTGCGTGGGAGCTCCTGTTTGCGCGAAAGAGCTAACTGTTACTCCTGCTAAATTAGTTACAAGTTTGCGTACTTCCGACTCTCTTAACGACAATGAATCGTATTTCTTTGCAGAGCTAAAAAGATTGAAAATTATTATTGACGAACTAAAATCGGACGAAAAACTATTTATAATCTTAGATGAAATACTTAAGGGAACAAATTCAGTTGACAAGCAAAAGGGTTCGTTAGGGTTAATTCAGCAGTTTGTAAGCCTTAAATCGTGCGGTATAATAGCTACTCACGACTTATTGCTTGGAACTCTCGAAGACAAATTTCCTGATAATATAAAGAATTATCGCTTCGAAGCAGATATAACCAACGATGAACTTTCGTTTACTTATCAACTTCGAGAAGGAATAGCTCAGAATATGAATGCCAGCTTCTTGATGCAGAAAATGGGTATTTTATAGATTAATCTTAAAGAGAATTACTAACTTTGTGGGGATTTAAAAACTATAAAAGATATGACTGTAAAAGTAATTAATAAGTCGAAACATTCACTTCCAGAATATGAAACACCTCAATCGGCAGGTTTAGATTTAAGAGCAAATATTGAAGAACCTATAGTGTTAGGCTCGTTAGAAAGAGCTTTAATACCAACGGGGTTGTTTATCGAACTACCTGTGGGTTACGAAGCTCAGATAAGACCACGAAGCGGTTTGGCAATCAAACACGGTATATCGTTGGTTAATTCTCCGGGAACTATTGATGCCGACTATAGAGGCGAAATTAAAGTTATTGTAATTAATTTATCGAAAGAGCCTTTTACTATAGCCGACGGAGAAAGAATTTGCCAGATGGTAATAGCTAAACACGAAAGAATAGAGTGGGAGGCTGCCCAACAGTTAGGCG harbors:
- a CDS encoding dUTP pyrophosphatase (product_source=KO:K01520; cath_funfam=2.70.40.10; cog=COG0756; ko=KO:K01520; pfam=PF00692; superfamily=51283; tigrfam=TIGR00576), with amino-acid sequence MTVKVINKSKHSLPEYETPQSAGLDLRANIEEPIVLGSLERALIPTGLFIELPVGYEAQIRPRSGLAIKHGISLVNSPGTIDADYRGEIKVIVINLSKEPFTIADGERICQMVIAKHERIEWEAAQQLGETERGAGGFGHTGK
- a CDS encoding ABC-type multidrug transport system fused ATPase/permease subunit (product_source=COG1132; cath_funfam=1.10.1420.10,3.40.50.300; cog=COG1132; pfam=PF00488,PF05192,PF06398; smart=SM00534; superfamily=48334,52540; transmembrane_helix_parts=Inside_1_26,TMhelix_27_49,Outside_50_52,TMhelix_53_72,Inside_73_216,TMhelix_217_239,Outside_240_599), which codes for MYQSIYSHYNKRIAEAKHDLSAVKKKLYSIGTIRLMVFLLTIFAAIILRSYGALFIVSVIVVGLLLFLFLVVKYDKYYRLKEYLETSILCDENELKGLDYNFSAFDGAKEKVDSNHFFSLDLDIFGDKSSLFQSINRTCTSFGRKLLINWFEFPLSNKKEIEVRQEAVKELGSKSDFVHNFVVTGLTNASCDSDYEEIENFVKTPDFIKPRKLWKTLSFVVPLCWVVLIALVSLSIIPGQTLVLAYILFFLLSESRAKQVNDLQKMTGKKVDILRSYSALILSVENETFTSARLKSLQTVFLKDNEKASAKFKKFSQLANELEQRANLLVHMLLNPLILWDIKKAIQLEEWKGKHGDNLIVWIKTLGEFDAYCSLGNFMFNHPDYTFPVINKEYFVMEGKELGHPLMNRDKCVKNNIDIKNDPFFLIITGANMAGKSTYLRTIGVNFLLSCVGAPVCAKELTVTPAKLVTSLRTSDSLNDNESYFFAELKRLKIIIDELKSDEKLFIILDEILKGTNSVDKQKGSLGLIQQFVSLKSCGIIATHDLLLGTLEDKFPDNIKNYRFEADITNDELSFTYQLREGIAQNMNASFLMQKMGIL